The proteins below come from a single Actinomycetota bacterium genomic window:
- the panC gene encoding pantoate--beta-alanine ligase: MREVASSAELRAATDAARDTGAGVGFVPTMGALHAGHRSLLARARAENAFVVASVFVNPLQFGPSEDLAGYPRDRDADLAVLRAEGTDLAFVPAEGEMWPAPPEVRLQVGGGLAERLEGLVRPGHLDGVATVVAKLLHLAGPCRAYFGQKDAQQLAVVRRMVADLAFPNEIVACPTVREPDGLAASSRNAYLSASERRHATALYRALRAGLAAFAAGRRDPGDVEAAARDLLEDAPGVEPDYVALVDPATFEPVKQAEPGQVLATAARVGRTRLIDNVIL; the protein is encoded by the coding sequence GTGCGCGAGGTCGCGAGCAGCGCTGAGCTGCGCGCCGCCACCGACGCCGCCAGGGACACCGGCGCCGGGGTCGGCTTCGTGCCCACGATGGGCGCCCTGCACGCCGGCCACCGCTCGCTGCTGGCCAGGGCCAGGGCCGAGAACGCGTTCGTGGTCGCGTCGGTGTTCGTGAACCCGCTGCAGTTCGGGCCCTCCGAGGACCTGGCCGGCTACCCCCGCGACCGCGACGCCGACCTGGCCGTCCTCCGGGCCGAAGGGACCGACCTGGCGTTCGTGCCGGCCGAGGGGGAGATGTGGCCGGCCCCGCCGGAGGTGCGGCTCCAGGTCGGTGGCGGCCTGGCCGAGCGGCTGGAGGGCCTGGTCCGGCCCGGCCACCTCGACGGGGTGGCCACGGTGGTGGCCAAGCTGCTCCACCTGGCCGGGCCGTGCCGCGCCTACTTCGGCCAGAAGGACGCCCAGCAGCTCGCCGTGGTCCGGCGCATGGTCGCCGACCTCGCCTTCCCCAACGAGATCGTCGCCTGCCCGACGGTGCGGGAGCCGGACGGGCTGGCCGCCTCCTCCCGCAACGCCTACCTGTCGGCCTCCGAGCGGCGGCACGCCACCGCCCTGTACCGGGCCCTGCGGGCCGGCCTGGCCGCCTTCGCGGCCGGGCGGCGCGACCCCGGGGACGTGGAGGCGGCCGCCCGCGACCTGCTGGAGGACGCGCCCGGGGTCGAGCCCGACTACGTGGCCCTGGTCGACCCGGCCACCTTCGAGCCGGTCAAGCAGGCCGAGCCCGGCCAGGTCCTGGCCACCGCCGCCCGGGTCGGCCGCACCCGCCTGATCGACAATGTCATCCTTTGA